The genomic window CCCTGGGCCCGGCTGAAACCGCTGTTCCTGGGCAACCCGGCCTGCCTGGCGCAGATCGGCGCGGCGGTCCTGATGCTGGAGGGCATGGCCCTGATCACCCCGGCCATCACGGCGCTCGTCATGGACCGGGCCCTGCCGGATGGGGCGAGCTCGCTCCTGGGCCTGGTCGTGGCCGGGATGCTCCTGGCCACGGTCCACCAGGTCTGGATCGGCTGGATCCAGGAGCGGGTGCTTCTCCATTTGTCCACCCGGGTCAGCGTCGCAGCGGAACGGGGCTTCCTGGAGCATGTCCTGCGGTGCCCGTTCCCCTTTCTCCAGTCCCGGACCCTGGGCGAACTCATGCAGGCCTTCGGAGGCTTCGCGGCGGCCCGGGACCTGCTGCCCGCCAAGACGGTGGGGGCATTCCTCGGCGGGGCCCTGAGCCTCCTTCACCTGGCGGTGATGTTCGCCATGCTGCCGGGCCCCGCGCTGGTGGTCCTCCTGGCGACCGCGCTCCTGGCCCTGATGACGTTCGCGGTGGGCCGGATCAGCGCGCGTTTGCAGGCCAGGCAGGTGGAAGCGGCCGCCCGGGAGCACAGCCTCCTGATCGAGCTGGTGGCCGGCATCGGCACCCTCAAGGCGGCCGGAGCGGAGGGCCAGGCCCTGGGCCGCTGGCGGGGCCGCTGTCGGGCCGTGCTGAGCCTGGAGCTGGCCCGGGGCCGGATCAACCTCGCGTCCGACCTGGTCATGGGCCTGGTCAGCCAAGGCCTGGCCATCGGGCTGTTCCTCCACGGAGGGCGGTGCCTGCTGGACGGCGCCCTGACCGCGGGCAAGCTGTTCGCCTTCCTCCAGCTCGGCACCGGGTTCACCGCTTCCTTCATGGCGGTGGCGCACACCGCCTTGACCTTGATGGTCCTGAAGCCGCAGCTGGCCAGGGCCCAGGAAATCCTCTCCCAGGAACCCGAAGCGCCGCCTCGGGATGGAAAGCCCTCCCCCGCGCCGATTCCGGTGGTGCTGGAAGACGTCTGGTTCCGCTACGGCCCCTCGGACCCGTGGGTGCTCCAGGGGTACGCCCTGCGGGTGGAGCCCGGCCAGAAGGTGACGCTGGGGGGGCCTTCCGGGTTCGGGAAGACCACGGTGCTCCGCCTGCTGGCGGGCCTCCATGTGCCCGAAAAGGGCAGGGTCCTGGTGGCCGGGCGGGACCCCAGGACGGTCCGCCGCGACCTGCTGTACCTGCCCCAGTTCGTGCGGATCTTCGGGGGCTCGATCCAGGACAACCTGCGGATCTTCTCCAACGGGGCGCCCATGGAAAGACTCCTGGAAACCGCCGGCATGACGGGACTCCAGGCCCTGGTGGACACGCTGCCCATGGGCTACCGGACCCTGCTCCCGCCCGGCGGGAGGAACCTGTCCGGCGGCCAGCGCCAGCTGATCGCCCTCACGGGCGCCCTGGCTTCGGGACGCCCGCTGCTGCTGCTGGACGAGGCCCTGGCGAACCTGGACGCCCGGCACGCGGCCTCCCTGCAGGCGATCCTGGCCGCGGGACCGTGGACGTTGGTCGCGGCCAGTCACGGGCCTTAGAGCAATACGGTTCACTTAGCGCTGCGGCTTCATCTCCCCCAGCAGGTGCACCGCGAAGGTGGCCAGCCAGTGGTCCCCTTCGTAGTTCCCGGACACCACGTGGGGCAGGGCCGCCGCCGCATGCTCCATCGCGGCCTTCTCCAGGGCCTTGGCCCGGGGGTCCTTCGGCCCCAGGCCCGCGGCCAGGGCGTGGAGGCACCGGGCGCGGCTGAGGTTCAGGCCGTCCAGGTGGACGATCCTGGGATCGCTGCGGTCCGACACCACCGCCGGCGCCAGGACGCCGTGCTTGAGAAGCCCGGGCAGGAAGCCTTCGACCCAGGGCCTGAACTCCCGGGCCGGGAGCACCTTCACCATCAGCGCCGCCTCCTCCAGGCAGGGCGACAGGAAGTCCTCGCCGCCGGGCTCCCAGGCCATGGGGCCGTTGCGGTCCTTGCCGAAGTAGGTGCGGGCCCTTTCCGCAAGGAGGGCCTCGAGGCGGGCGTCCTTGGCGGCCCGGGCGTAGTCCAGGGCCAGGTCCAGGCTGAAGGCCGTGTTGGGGTGCACCCCCACGCGGTTCGGGTAGGTGAGCTTGGGCAGGAACGCCTCGAACTGGGCCGCCACCGCGTCGGCGAGGGGCTGGAGCTGGTCCGCCCAGCCACGCGCCTCGGGCGAATCCCAGGCCCGCAGCTCCGCCGCCAGCTTCAGGAGCCAGGCCCAGCCGTAGGTGCGCTCGAAGCCCTTGTGGGCCGGGTCCACGAAGTAGGCCACCTCCGCCTTGATGCGCTCCGGCGCCAGATCCTGGTCCAGGGCCAGCCGGATCCCCCCCGCCTCCGGCAGGTCCGGGAACTCCCGCAGGAGCCGCACCAGCATCCAGTGCCCGTGCACGCAGGAATGCCAGTCGAAGCACCCGTAGAAGGCGGGGTGCAGGTCCCGGGGCCCCAACACGTCCTTCGGCCCGGCCAGGGTGTGGTCCAGCTTGTTGGGATACTCCCGTTCCACGGACTTGAGCACATGCCCCGCGAACCGCGAGGCCGCCTCCCGGGTCAGCCCCTGCGCCCCCAGGGGCGCGGCGGCGAGGATCCCCGCGACGATCCAGTGCAAGCGCATGGGCACCTCCGGATGGGGCCCCGGAAGGGGGGCCTGACCATTCATCATGGGTGAATCGGTCCCCCGCGACAACGCGGGGGAGGTTCTGGTAGACTGGCCGTCCTGGAGAGATGGCAGAGTGGTCGAATGCGCCTGACTCGAAATCAGGTGTGCGAGTGATCGCACCGTAGGTTCGAATCCTATTCTCTCCGCCAGACCTGGCACCAAATCAGCCCTTCGGAAGGAAGGGCTGATTTCTGTCCATGCCACAGACGCGCTGCGGGCCGGAGCCGGCCCAGGCGGTGGCGTCTTTGAGCGCAAGGGTCACGATGTCCCTCCTGGGATCGGGTTCGGTGGCCAGCCTGGGATCTGAACCTGGACCCCGTGATTGCCCATTGCAAACTCATGGTTCTTGCTTATCTTCCCCTACGCACACTGACGGGTGGACGCCATGGATACGAATCGTGGTGCTCTGCTGTCCTATCGATGCGCCTGGTGCAATCGAATCTGGACGGGCAAGGGGTGGGTGTTTGAACGCCGTAAAGAGAACCATGAGATCTATTCTCATGGGATCTGCGATGAGTGCGGCGTCATCCAGCTTCGGGACGGTCTGCCCCATCTTGCCAAGAGGCCGGTTCGTTCGCCGGGGGTGGCAAACCCGCAAGGCGCCTTGGAATGAGGGCAGCCCCAATTGAGGATGAATCTCCTGCGGGACGCACGTCCCGGTGACCCGGCTACCTGATCGTCTCCACCTGGTTCAGCTTGAAACTCACCTTCTCCGCCTTCCAGGTGCCCGAACTCGCGCACCGCCTTGAACATGCCCTCCCGGTCCGCGTCCAGGACGAGCCGGACCTTGAAACCGCAGTCCCGAAGGGCCGAGGCCATATCCTGGGCGTCGTGGACGGCGTTCTTCAGGGGCGTGACCCGGTAGGCCGCATTGCCGATCACCAGCGCCGCCTTCCGCTCCCCCGGGGCCTCCTCGGCCGCCTTGATGGCGATGGCCCGGGGGGGATGGCCTGCCCGGACTGCGCCGACAAGCACCCGCACGCTAGGAGGAACATGGGAATCATGACGGAATGCGACATGGGGTGCCCCTGGCCTGGATGGCTCATTCTTCCAGGATCGGTTGCCTCGGGATGGAACTTCGCCGCCGGATCCGGTTCGCGGGCACCCTCCGACCCGGAGCCGATGGCCGGAGATCCGAGAACGTAATCACTAAAAACGTTTGAATTAAATTAAATAAAAGGCAAACAAATATAAAATTGTCAAGAATTATAGTAAATTTTAAAGAAATAATCCTTGAATGATCCATGATGCCGTGACAAGGTTCTCTGCATCAGGTGACCGTCATGCGTTCCTCCTCCCGACAGCAGCAGCAGAATCCCCGGCCCCCCGCGAATCGCGAAGGGACCCGGGAGGGAAGAGGCTAGTTCATTCCCACCGGTCACCATCACCCCCGATTCGCGACAGCCGATCGGGGGTGCTTGCTTTTCGCCCACAACCCCACCCGCCCTGGCTCGCAATGGCGAGCCGGAGCCCTTCTCTACCCCAATTCCAAGGAGCCTGCGATGACGCGCATTGCACGCGGGGGCGAAAAGCTCTCGACCCAAGGGAAAATGGCTCGGCTGATCCTGCGGCTGCGGGATCCGGAGTGGCGCCGCTACGGCGTGACGCTGGCTTCGGGCAAGCTGCTGGGACTCGCCCTGGTGCTCGGCATGATGATCCTCATCCCGGTGCTGCTCAACGGCAACGCCGCCCGGGCGCAGGCGCCGGCCGGCACGCCTCCCGCCGTTGCGGCTGCTCCCCCGGTGCAGGCCGCGGCGGCTCCGGCCCCCCCTGCGGCGCCCGCGCCCCCGGCCGTGGCCGCCAAGGACATCATCAATCCCCTCAACACCCTCTGGGTGCTGCTCGCAGCCTTCCTGGTCTTCGCGATGCAGGTGGGCTTCGTCATGCTGGAAGCGGGCTTCTGCCGCTCCCGGGAGACCGTGAACGTGCTGGTGGAGTGCGTGTTCGACACCTGCCTGTGCGGCATCCTCTTCTGGGCCTTCGGCTACGCGTTCATGTTCAGCACCGGCAACGGCTTCATCGGCTACCACTGGTTCTTCCTCAAGGGCGCCCCGGCCACCTACGGGGCCACCGGCGTGGCCTTCCTGGCCCACTGGCTCTTCCAGTTCGCCTTCGCGGACACCTGCTCGACCATCACCTCCGGCGCCATGATCGGGCGCACCGACTTCATCGGCGACATCCTGTACAGCTTCGCGGTTTCCGGCTTCATCTACCCCATCATCGGCCACTGGGCCTGGGGGCCGGACGGGTTCCTCGCCACCATGGGCAGCGACGGGCACTTCCTCGCTTCGCTGGGCATGAACTTCCATGACTTCGCGGGGTCCACGGTGGTGCACACCATCGGCGGCGCCGTGGCCCTGGCCGGCGCCATCGTCCTGGGCCCGCGGCTCGGGCGCAAGTTCAAGCGGGACGGCGGCGGCCCCATGACGCCCCACGATCTGACCATCGCCGTGTGCGGCGGCCTGCTGCTCTGGTTCGGCTGGTACGGCTTCAACCCCGGCAGCACCCTCTCCGCCATGGACTTCGAAGGGGTGGGCCGGGTGGCCGCCAACACGACCCTCGCCGCCTGCGCCGCGGGTCTGACGGCCGTTTTCTTCGTCTACCGCCGCACGGACAAGTGGGACGCGGGCTCGATCACCAACGGGTTCCTGGCGGGCCTGGTGGCCATCACCTGCCCCTGCTACTGGGTGAGTCCCTTCGGCTCGGTCGTGATCGGCGCGCTGGCCGGCGTCATCGTCATCCTCGGCGTGGACCTGCTCGAATACCTGCGCATCGACGATCCCATCGGCGCCGTGCCGGTGCACATGATGAACGGCATCTGGGGCACGCTCTCCCTAGGCCTCTTCGCCAGCGGCGAATTCTCCGCCATCGGCAGCGACCCGGTTTCGCCCGACCTGTCCAGCAGGCTGACCGGGCTGTTCTACGGCGGGGGCTTCAAGGTCCTGGAGGCCCAGGCCATCGGAAGCCTCATCGTCACGGGAGCCACCGTGGCCGTCGCCCTCGCGGTCATGCATGCCATCAACGCCGCGGGCCTCCTGCGGCTCTCCAAGGAGGGCGAGCTGGACGGCATGGATGTCCACGAGCACGGCATCTCGGCCTACCCCGAATACGTGATCTCGGCCCTCGCGGCCCCCGCCGGCGCGCCCATCGAGATCCGCGGCCTCGGCCGGAAGTGAGCGAAGCGATCCTGACCCAACCCCAGCAAAAGGAGTCAACCATGAAGATGATCATCGCCATCATCCGCCCCGACCGGTTCGAGGATGTCCAGGCCGCCCTGCACCTCAGGGACATCCACCTGATGACGGTCTCCGACGTCCGGGGCTGCGGCACCCAGAAGGGCTTCTCGGACCAGTTCCGGGGCAACAAGATCGACCTGGTCCGCCTTCTCCCCAAGGTGAAGATCGAGATCGCCGTGAACGAGGACTACGTCCAGCCCGCGGTGGAGGCCATCCTGAGCGCGGGCAAGTCCGCGGAGGGCCACGTGGGGGACGGCAAGATCTTCATCCTGGAGCTGCTGGACTGCTACCGGGTCCGCACCTCGGAACAGGGGCCCCTGGCCATCGGGCCGTGACCCGTCCCCCTGCAGCGTTCCACTGCGGCCACACCCTGGGCGTCGACCCTGTTCCTTCCGGAGCATGCATGCGCATACCCCTTTTCCTGCCCGCCCTTCTCGGCCTGGGCCTCGCCGCCCAGACACCCCCGCCCGCGCCGGGACCGGCCGTCAAGTGGCGAGGCGCCCTCTGGGCCTCGGGCGCCGCCTCCAACCAGTCCACCTCCGACGGGAGTCTCTTCCTGCGCTCCGCGGACTCGGGTGAGGGCCACCTGGCCGTGGACGGCCTCCAGCTGGGCGCCGACGTGACCCTGGCGGACGGCTGGTCCCTGAAGTTCACCCTCCTGGCGGGCCAGGCCGCCAGGTTCCTGAACGCCGGCACCCTGGCCCCCAACGGCAGTCCCGCCGATACCGGCTCCTTCGCCTGGCCCGAAGCCCAGCTCGTCTGGACCGGCGGCGCGGACACCCTGAAGTTCGGCCGGATGTATACGCCCATGGGCATGGAAGTCCTGGACCCCACCCAGGACATCACCGCCAGCCGGGGGCTCCTCTTCACCTACGCCATCCCCGTCGCCCAGGTGGGGCTCAACTGGCACCACGCCTTCTCCACGGCCTGGAGCGCCGACCTGTGGGTCTACAACGGCGAGGACCGCGTCCAGGACAACAACAAGGGCAAGACCGCCGGACTCGGCCTCACCTACAACCACGGGGGCGCCTCGGACCGGTTCGTCACCCTCATGGCCTTCAGCGGCGCCGAACAGAACGCGACGGGGGGCGCCGCCGGCGCCGAAGGCCGCAAGCGGGAGCGGCTCTGCCTGTCGGGCGGCTGGGCCTGGGGCAAGGCCACCCTCCTGTGGGAAGGGGAGTCCGCCCGGGAGACCCTGCCCGCCAGCGCCTTCCAGGGCGCCACCGGGCCGGTCAGGGCCGCCTGGTCCGGGGCCGGCCTCATCGGCAAGTACCAGTTCACGGACGCGTGGTCGGGCTTCGCCCGGGCTGAGGTGTTCAAGGACGACACCGGGGTCCGCCTGGGGGCCGATCCCTCCGTGGCCGCGGCCCTGCCCCCCGCCCGGGACGCCGGCCTGCGGGCCACGTCCTTCGCCCTGGGCGCGGAACGCCGGTGGCACGCCACCTTCACCCGGCTCGAAATCCGGGAGGACAGCCTGGGCAAGGAGGTCGCCGACGGGTCCGGCAAGCCGTTCAAGAGCGCGGCGAGCCTGACCTGGAGCGTGGGGACGAGCTTCTAGAGGGGGTTGATCCAGGCAACACCATTCATTCCATTCCTCCGCGAGCCTCTGCGAGTTCCCGGCGCTCACTCCGGCCGGTCCGCCGCCTTCCGGAGCAGGTAACCGCAGGCCGCGGCCCGGCCCACCGTGAGGGCCAGGGCGGCCGCCAGGGTGCCGCGCCAGTCCAGGACCAGGGCGAACAGCGTCATGCCCAGGACCAGGACCGCGGTTTCCAGGGCGGTGGCGGTGGAGATCACCGACGTCCGGCCGGCCAGGATCCAGCGGGACCGCTGGAAGCTCAGCAGGTACTCCATGGCCGGAAGCAGGATCAGGAGCCGCGCGGGGAGCAGGGCGAAGGGCAGCAGCCCGGGGCCCAGGCCCACCACCCGGCGGAACCACAGCGCCCCAAGCGGCGTGAGGACCACCGCCAGCATGAGGCCGGTGGCGCAGGCCGCCAGCAGGGCCGCCGCCCGGCGGACCTGGGCCTCGTTCCGCCCCTCCGTGCCGGTGAGCGCGACCCCCACCTCCTGGAAGGCGCTGCCGCCGCTCCGGAAGAAGAACACGAAGGAATGGACGACCGGCCATGCGGCCAGGCATTGCAGCGGGTCCCGGCCCCGGCCCAGGAAGAAGGTGAGCAGGGGCGCGTTGCTCATGGCGATGATCGAGGTCAGGGCGAGGGGGTAGTAGTACCGGGCCAGCTCCCCGAGACTCGGGGCCGGGCCGCTTTCCCGCCCGGGGTCCAGGAGGTCCCGGACCACGTGGCGTGCCATCCAGCGACTCGCGGCGGCCTCCGCCACCACCCCGGAACTGAGCGCCAGGGCGCCGATGCAGGCCCCCGGCAACCGGGTGCCCAGGGCCAGGCCGGCCGCGGCCAGGGACATGGTGGCGAGCCGGAGCACCGTTCCGTAGGCCACCCGGCGGGTCAGGCCGTTCCGCACCAGCAGGCCCTGGTGGAAGCGCCGGTAGCCGATCGCCGCGGGCCAGGGGGCCAGCAGGGCTGTGGCCAGATTGGCCATGCGGGCAACCTCGGCCGGCAGCCCCAGCACCTGTTCCGCCAGAAAGCGGAACACCGGCGGCAGGGCCAGGAGGACCAGCAGGGCGGTGAGGGCGCCGTTGAGCAGGTAGGCGAAACGCCGCAGGGCCAGGAAGCTGGCCCGGTCCCGGGCCAGGGCCGTGGTGGCGGAGAGCAGCATGATGATGGGGGATTCAACCAGCCAGGCCAGGGAAAAGGACAGCCCGAAGGCCGCCAGGTTCTCCACCGGCCGGTCCAGCCGGGCCACGATGGCCGACAGGTACGGTCCCTCCGCGCCCATCATCAGCCAGGCGGCCGCGAGGGGCAGCCAGAAGGCCAGGATGTTCCGAAGGCGCGACGTTGAATCCATTCCTCCAAGGTAGCCCGCCTGCGAAAAACCTGAGTCACGCCGTCCCTCCCCTCCGCTGTCTGAGGTGGATCTCAACGCGGGAGGCGTTATGGAAACCAGAGCTGGGAGGCATTTCCGGACCGGCGCGCGAGGCCTTGGGCTCGCCGCGGTGGTCCTGCTGGCGGCGGGGTGCTCGGGGGGCGGCGGCGGGGGCACGCCCGTCACCCCTCCGGCCACCACCTACACCGTGACGTATTCCGGCAACGGAAACACCGGAGGCGCGGTTCCGGTGGACACCGGCGCCTACCTGCCGGGGGCCGCGGTCACGGTCCTCGGGAACACCGGGAACCTCGTGAAGAGCGGCAGCGCCTTCGCAGGCTGGAACACGCTGGCGGACGGCACCGGGAGCACCTACCTCCAGGGGCAGACCTGCGCCATGGGCTCGGCCAACCTCACCTTCCACGCCCACTGGACCGTCAACCCGGTGAGCGGCAACGTGACCTATGACGCCAACGGCGCGACGGCCGGAAGCGTCCCGGTGGATGCCACCACCTACGCGACGGGGCAGACCGTCACGGTGCTCGGGAACGCCGGGAGCCTCGCCTATGCCGGCTACACCTTCCTGGGCTGGCAGACCAAGGCGGACGGCTCCGGCACGGCCTACAAGCAGGGCCAGACCTTCACGAAGGGCTCCGGCAGCGTCACCCTCTACGCCCTGTGGGCGGGGGGCTACGCGTACGTGGCCAACACCCTGGGCGGCTCGGGAGGCAGCATCTCCCAGTATTCCATCGGCCCCAACGGCGCGCTCACGCCCCTGTCCCCGGCGACGGTGTCGACGGCCGGGAACAATCCCCGGTACCTCGCGGCCGATCCGCTGGGCAGGTACGTCTACGCGTCCAACGTGAGCAGCAACACCGTCGCCCAGTTCGCGGTGGGCGCGGACGGCTCCCTTGCGCCCATGGCCACGCCGACGGTCCTGATGGGGACCCTTGCCGGCGGCAAGCTCTACTATCCTTCGGCCCTCGCGGTCCATCCCGCGGGCTCCGACGTCTATGTCCCCCTCCAGCAGGCCAGCGCCGTCAACCAGTACGCGGTGGGTTCCACCGGGGCCCTCGCGGCCCTGGCGCCGGCCACCGTCACCTGCGGGGACCCCGCGAACGGGCGCAACGGCCCCAACGCCGTCGCCATCGTCGCCGCGGGCACGTACGCCTATGCGGCCAACGGCGGCGCCAACACGGTATCCCAGTACAAAATCAATGCCGACGGGACGCTGGCGGCGCTCAGCCCGTTCCTGGTGCCCTCCGGCGGCGTCAACGGGTCCGGCTCGGCCTTCGACGTGAAGACCGCCACCCTCGCCTCGGGCACGTACGTCTACGTCACGAACTATTTCGACGGCACCGTCGCCCAGTTCAGCGTCAACGCGTCCACCGGGCAGCTGACGCCCCTGAGCCCGGCCCTGGTGAAGGCGGGGACCTACGCCTTCACCCTGGCGATCCACCCCACGGGCAAGTTCGCCTACGTGGCGATCCTGACCGCCTCCAGCGCCGCGGTCGTCGCCCAGTACGCCATCGACCCGGCCACGGGGGCGCTCACCGCCATGGCCACCCCCACGGTCTCGGCGGGCGGGGCGGGCGCCGCCGTCATCACGGTGGAGTCCTCGGGCCGGTTCGCCTACGCCACCAGCGGCGACACGGGGTGGGGCAGCTCCTCCGTGGCGCAGTACACCATCGACCAGGCCACGGGCGCGCTCACGCTCATGGCCAACCCGACGGTCCAGACGGGTTTCGCGCCCTCGGGCGTCGTCACCATCGGGAAGTGACGGGCACGGTCACGCCGCCAGCGCGCTCCTGAACAGCATCAGGTTGAGCACGATCACCACCGTGGCCACCGCCCACAGCATGCTCCCTCCCAGAAGGTCGTTGGCATGGCTGCCCATGACCTTCCGGGAGGACGTCAGGTACACCTGCAGCAGGATGGTGATCGGCAGCTGGATGCTCAGGACCATCTGCGAAAGGATGAGCATCCGGAAGGTGTCCGTCACGAAGAACACGGCCAGGAGCGCGGGGACCAGCGTCACGAGGACCCCCGCGCGGCTGGAGGTGCCCCGCACGTCGAAGGGCTGGCCGAAGATGCCCGCGAAGATGGAGCCCCCGGCCATGGCCGCCGTGAGGGTGGAGGCCAGGCCGGCGCAGAGGAGCGCCACCGCGAAGATCGTCCCCGAGGCCGGGCCCACCATGGGGCGCAGCATGGAGGCGGCCTGCTCCAGGGTGGTGACGGCGAGGTTGTGCCGGTGGAAGGTGGCGGCGGCCAGGAGGATCATGGCGCTGTTGATGGCCCAGCCGGCGCCCATGGAGAAGAGGGTGTCGAAGAGCTCGAACCGCAGGTGCCCGCGGATGGCCTCCTCCCCCTGCAGGTTCCACTGGCGGCTCTGGATGAACTCCGAGTGGAGGAACAGGTTGTGGGGCATCACCACCGCCCCCAGGATGCTCATGATCAGGACCATGGAACCCTGGCCGGCGGTGGGCCGCACCCAGCCCACCGCGGCCGCGGACCAGTGGGTGTGGACCATGGCCAGCTCGGCCAGGAAGGCCAGGCCGATGAGCGAGACGAAGCCCACCACGACCTTCTCCAGGACGCGGTAGGAGTTCCACAGCAGCAGGCCCGCCACCACGGCGGTGGTGAGGCAGGCGCCCACCTTGAGGGGGAGATGGAAGAGCATGCCCAGGGCGATGGCCCCGCCCAGGATCTCGGCGAAGGCCGTGGCGATGGCCGCCAGCACCGCCGTGCCCAGGACCGGGCGGGAGACCCAGGCGGGCGTGTGCCGGGTGGCGGACTCGGACAGGCACAGGCCCGTGACGATGCCCAGGTGCGCCGCGTTGTGCTGGAGCAGGATGAGCATCACCGTGGACAGGGTGACGATCCACAGGAGGGTGTAGCCGTGGGAGGCCCCCGCCGCCACGTTGGAGGCCCAGTTGCCGGGGTCGATGAAGCCCACGGTCACCAGCAGGCCCGGGCCCAGGTACCGCAGGGGGTTCCAGGCGCCGGGGCCCTCCGCCTTCAGGCGGAACCGGTTCTGGAGATCAGTTAAAATTTTCATGCGGGTTGTCCTGGGGCTGAGGTCATCCTGGCAGAAGCTGGACGCCGGGTTGCCTTGGCGGCGCTGGAGAAAGAATATCGAGATTGAGTCTCGATATCAATTAAATTATGTTCAATTCACAAAATTATCGACCGCCGTCCGGATGCTTCCGGAAGGCGGCCGCCACCTCCGCCCCCACCTGCCGGAGGGAAGGGCCGGCGTAGGACCCCGGGCGCCAGGCCAGGGCCAGGGTGCGGAAGGGCACCGGCGGGGCCAGGGGCCGGAGGATCACCGTGGCCCTGGCGGCCTCGGTCCCGACGGCCAGGCGCGGCAGCAGCGTGATCCCCAGGCCGCCGGCCACCATGTGGACCAGGGTGGACAGGCTGGTGGCGCGGAACCCGAGCTCCTCCACCCGGGTGCGGCCGCAGGCGGCCAGGGCCTGGTGGCGGAGGCAGTGGCCGTCATCCAGCAGGAGGATGCGCTCGCCCTCCAGGGCCTCCAGGTCCAGGGGGCGCGTGCCCCGGGCCAGCCGGTGGCCCGCGGGCAGGCACACCTGGAAGGGGTCCTGTCCCAGGGGGAAGGTCTCGAGGTCGCCGAGGTCCGCTTCCAGGGCCAGCAGCGCGCCCTCCAGGCCGCCGTCCCGCAGTCCCGCGGTCAGGGTGGCGGTGGTGCCCTCGATCCAGATGGGCTGCAGGCGGGGGAACGCCGCCTGCAGGGCCGGCGTGAGAAAGGAAAGCACATAGGGCGCGAGCGTGGGGAGGATGCCCAGGCGCAGGGGCCCCGCCAGCGGATCCACGAAGGACCGGGCCTCCTGCGCCAGGTCCGACCCCTCCCTGAGCATGCGGCCCATGCGGACGAGCAGGGCCCGGCCCGGGGGCGTGACCCGCACGCCCCCCCGCCCCCGCTCGAAGAGGGTCACGCCTAGCGCCTCCTCCAGGGCG from Geothrix sp. 21YS21S-2 includes these protein-coding regions:
- a CDS encoding peptidase domain-containing ABC transporter, yielding MPESPPLSGFPAIEALWRLLGRLGHEGGFQAFQDGPWTGPEPEQMAGALEAHGIQGRAARIQGRELRYLASPTLAELQDGTWLLLLRFRKGRFQVETPGGILSLRPEALSERVSGQVLDLSPGLPPGATPWARLKPLFLGNPACLAQIGAAVLMLEGMALITPAITALVMDRALPDGASSLLGLVVAGMLLATVHQVWIGWIQERVLLHLSTRVSVAAERGFLEHVLRCPFPFLQSRTLGELMQAFGGFAAARDLLPAKTVGAFLGGALSLLHLAVMFAMLPGPALVVLLATALLALMTFAVGRISARLQARQVEAAAREHSLLIELVAGIGTLKAAGAEGQALGRWRGRCRAVLSLELARGRINLASDLVMGLVSQGLAIGLFLHGGRCLLDGALTAGKLFAFLQLGTGFTASFMAVAHTALTLMVLKPQLARAQEILSQEPEAPPRDGKPSPAPIPVVLEDVWFRYGPSDPWVLQGYALRVEPGQKVTLGGPSGFGKTTVLRLLAGLHVPEKGRVLVAGRDPRTVRRDLLYLPQFVRIFGGSIQDNLRIFSNGAPMERLLETAGMTGLQALVDTLPMGYRTLLPPGGRNLSGGQRQLIALTGALASGRPLLLLDEALANLDARHAASLQAILAAGPWTLVAASHGP
- a CDS encoding DUF2891 domain-containing protein, which translates into the protein MRLHWIVAGILAAAPLGAQGLTREAASRFAGHVLKSVEREYPNKLDHTLAGPKDVLGPRDLHPAFYGCFDWHSCVHGHWMLVRLLREFPDLPEAGGIRLALDQDLAPERIKAEVAYFVDPAHKGFERTYGWAWLLKLAAELRAWDSPEARGWADQLQPLADAVAAQFEAFLPKLTYPNRVGVHPNTAFSLDLALDYARAAKDARLEALLAERARTYFGKDRNGPMAWEPGGEDFLSPCLEEAALMVKVLPAREFRPWVEGFLPGLLKHGVLAPAVVSDRSDPRIVHLDGLNLSRARCLHALAAGLGPKDPRAKALEKAAMEHAAAALPHVVSGNYEGDHWLATFAVHLLGEMKPQR
- a CDS encoding caspase family protein, whose translation is MRVLVGAVRAGHPPRAIAIKAAEEAPGERKAALVIGNAAYRVTPLKNAVHDAQDMASALRDCGFKVRLVLDADREGMFKAVREFGHLEGGEGEFQAEPGGDDQVAGSPGRASRRRFILNWGCPHSKAPCGFATPGERTGLLARWGRPSRSWMTPHSSQIP
- a CDS encoding ammonium transporter, producing the protein MARLILRLRDPEWRRYGVTLASGKLLGLALVLGMMILIPVLLNGNAARAQAPAGTPPAVAAAPPVQAAAAPAPPAAPAPPAVAAKDIINPLNTLWVLLAAFLVFAMQVGFVMLEAGFCRSRETVNVLVECVFDTCLCGILFWAFGYAFMFSTGNGFIGYHWFFLKGAPATYGATGVAFLAHWLFQFAFADTCSTITSGAMIGRTDFIGDILYSFAVSGFIYPIIGHWAWGPDGFLATMGSDGHFLASLGMNFHDFAGSTVVHTIGGAVALAGAIVLGPRLGRKFKRDGGGPMTPHDLTIAVCGGLLLWFGWYGFNPGSTLSAMDFEGVGRVAANTTLAACAAGLTAVFFVYRRTDKWDAGSITNGFLAGLVAITCPCYWVSPFGSVVIGALAGVIVILGVDLLEYLRIDDPIGAVPVHMMNGIWGTLSLGLFASGEFSAIGSDPVSPDLSSRLTGLFYGGGFKVLEAQAIGSLIVTGATVAVALAVMHAINAAGLLRLSKEGELDGMDVHEHGISAYPEYVISALAAPAGAPIEIRGLGRK
- a CDS encoding P-II family nitrogen regulator; protein product: MKMIIAIIRPDRFEDVQAALHLRDIHLMTVSDVRGCGTQKGFSDQFRGNKIDLVRLLPKVKIEIAVNEDYVQPAVEAILSAGKSAEGHVGDGKIFILELLDCYRVRTSEQGPLAIGP
- a CDS encoding outer membrane beta-barrel protein, which codes for MRIPLFLPALLGLGLAAQTPPPAPGPAVKWRGALWASGAASNQSTSDGSLFLRSADSGEGHLAVDGLQLGADVTLADGWSLKFTLLAGQAARFLNAGTLAPNGSPADTGSFAWPEAQLVWTGGADTLKFGRMYTPMGMEVLDPTQDITASRGLLFTYAIPVAQVGLNWHHAFSTAWSADLWVYNGEDRVQDNNKGKTAGLGLTYNHGGASDRFVTLMAFSGAEQNATGGAAGAEGRKRERLCLSGGWAWGKATLLWEGESARETLPASAFQGATGPVRAAWSGAGLIGKYQFTDAWSGFARAEVFKDDTGVRLGADPSVAAALPPARDAGLRATSFALGAERRWHATFTRLEIREDSLGKEVADGSGKPFKSAASLTWSVGTSF
- a CDS encoding beta-propeller fold lactonase family protein, giving the protein METRAGRHFRTGARGLGLAAVVLLAAGCSGGGGGGTPVTPPATTYTVTYSGNGNTGGAVPVDTGAYLPGAAVTVLGNTGNLVKSGSAFAGWNTLADGTGSTYLQGQTCAMGSANLTFHAHWTVNPVSGNVTYDANGATAGSVPVDATTYATGQTVTVLGNAGSLAYAGYTFLGWQTKADGSGTAYKQGQTFTKGSGSVTLYALWAGGYAYVANTLGGSGGSISQYSIGPNGALTPLSPATVSTAGNNPRYLAADPLGRYVYASNVSSNTVAQFAVGADGSLAPMATPTVLMGTLAGGKLYYPSALAVHPAGSDVYVPLQQASAVNQYAVGSTGALAALAPATVTCGDPANGRNGPNAVAIVAAGTYAYAANGGANTVSQYKINADGTLAALSPFLVPSGGVNGSGSAFDVKTATLASGTYVYVTNYFDGTVAQFSVNASTGQLTPLSPALVKAGTYAFTLAIHPTGKFAYVAILTASSAAVVAQYAIDPATGALTAMATPTVSAGGAGAAVITVESSGRFAYATSGDTGWGSSSVAQYTIDQATGALTLMANPTVQTGFAPSGVVTIGK